The Nitrosopumilus sp. b3 sequence ATATGCTTTGACTTTTGTTCCAGTAAATAACATGGCAGGCACTTGGCACTTTGCAGGAAATGCATTAGCTGTGCATACAATGAATGAAGATCCATTTTCAATATCTTACACTGTAGCATATCGAGAACGAACACTTTCTGATACTGTAAAAAGTGAAACCATTACCTCATCACAAGATCCTGGTATTGGACATGAAGGTCACCAGTTATCAATAATTTTACCTCCACGTATTCCAGCATACTTTGGAACTGTGGGCTTCTCAGCATCTGAAAATGTTCAACTGGTTGCACTTCATGGCCCCTTACAGCCAGGAGTAAAAACTAGTGGACAAGCTACATGGTCCCCTGATGGAAAGACTATCTATGCGTTGAGCTTTATTGATAGGGATACTTCGATGGGAACTTGGCAGGTTACTGCAAATGCTTTGGCACTTCATACCATGAATGAAACACCATTCACCGTAACCTATTCTGTTGCGACAGGACAATAATTCTTGGATTATGTTTATTTAACTTTGAATCATTAAAATTATGATGAAAAAATTATTACTTACAATTCCTTTATTGATACTCTTAACTCTGGGAGTGTCTTTTACTTTTGCTGAATCACTTGTTCCTGGATGGATTAAAAATACTGCTCTATGGTATGGTCAAGACAAGATTTCTGAAAAAGAATATTTGGAATCGCTTAGATATTTAATTAATAACAAAATTTTATTTTTAGATGAGCAAGAAAAAAATAATGTTCTTGATCCTACAATTACTTCAAATGAAATCAGTGTAACAAAACCTCGAATTAATCAATGCTCAACATTGTACCAATCATACAAAAACATCGGAAAAGCACAATTTGTTGCAAAATATCAGCATGTAAATTACATTAGCATATGTGTTAAACTCTACCAAGATCCTATCTGGAATTATCAGGGTGGGGATAGAATTGAACAATTAAATGCAAAATTTATTGAATTTGAAAACAATGCGATTCAATCAAAGCCCAAACTATCCTATGAGCCTAGCGTAAAGATTCTATCTACTACAAAAATAGGTGAAGGAAAGTATGATGTAAAATTTAATGTGTGTGCAGGTGATAAAAAAATAGACAAAGCCAAAGTCCTAGTCAAATCTGCAATAGAATCTATCCAAGTAGGAACTAACAAAGACATTCCTGAAAATGTGTGTAGGACATATGTGACACAGCTTCATGCAAATAATGTTGCAAATATCCAAATTACAATTCTTGAACAAGTTCTAGAATAGAATAAGTCTTATCCAAAAATTAGAACTAATATTCATCTTAAGAGTTGACTTCATTTAAAATGAAATCAACTCTATATTGTTTTTTAAACAATAATTCCATAAATGTCTCAAATGTTACACTATCAAGAACCAAAAGAAGATAAAAAAATCTATGATGCATCAATCCATTGTAATTACTGTGGTGGCAAATTAGAAAAAATCTCAGAATATTGTTCAGAGACTTGTAAAATCAAAGACTCTGTTTGGCATAGTGATGTCTAGTGATGAATATGGAATTTTCAAACTATGATGCACAACAAGATGGGGTAGAACAACGTTTTGAACATCTATATCCAGAATATTATGATTCGTTAAAAACTTCATTTAAAGAAAAAGATCAAAGAAAAAAGAAAAAGATGAAACCTGCGTTCTGTGATTAAATGAATAGAAAAAACACGTTGGGTATTTGCAAAAAATTATTTTTTAGAAAATTGAATTCAGTAATGTATTAATTGAAAAAAGGAAGTAAATGTAAAATGTCAATTCCATCAAAACGCAGTAGTGTTGTAATTAGAAATATGGTTTTGAGTGATATTCCCGAAGTGGTTGAATTGCAAAAAGCTTCTTTTCCAGTCATGGCTTCAGAAGGAGTTTATTGGAAACCCACACAATTGAAATCCCACATCAAAGTTTTTCCAGAGGGGCAGTTTATAGCTGAATACAAAAATAAAATTATTGGTTCTTGCAGTAGTCTAATAATTACTCTGACTCCTGAGTATAAAGAGCATACATGGAAATCTGCATGCGGTGATAGTTTTTTCAAAAACCATGATCCAAAAGGGGATACATTGTATGGTGCAGATGTATCTTCTCATCCTGATTATAGAAGATTGGGGGTGGCCACGAAATTATATGATGCACGAAAACAACTGGCAATCAAACTAAATTTGAGAAGAATTGTAGCGGGGGGAAGATTGACAAATTACAGTAAATATGCAAAACAAATGTCTCCTATAGAATACGTGCAAAAAGTAAAAAAACATGAAATTAAAGAACCTGTACTGTTGTTTCAGATTAGAAATAAATTCAGATTCATCAAAATTTTGCCAAATTACATGAATGATCCCCTTTCACTAAACTATGCAACTTTTATTGAATGGAAAAATCCTAATTTTAACGAAAAATTATGATAATTGATTGTCATGTTCATGTAAACCAATACGAACTAACTCAAAACATTTCATTATTAGAAGACAGATTGGAAATGCTTCAAACTGAAATGACAAGTAACAATGTAGATTATGCAATCATACTTTCATCATACAAGGTTAATGCCCAAAGACCATCTACTGAACAAATAATTGAAGCAATAAAAAAATATGACAACTTGGGCGTAGCGGCTGGTTTTACCATTGATAATCACACTGATGATGATCTTAGAAAATACAAGAAATTGATTAAAGATGGGAAAATAAAAGCCATGAAAATTTACTCAGGCTATGAACACTATTACCCATATGATGAAAGATATCAAAAAGTCTATGACACATGCATAGAGTTTGGCATTCCAGTAATGTTCCACACAGGAGACACATATTCTGAAAAAGGAAAATTGAGATATTCCAGACCACTAAATTTAGATGATGTTGCAGTTGATAACCCTGAACTAAAGATGGTGATGTGTCATTTGGGTAATCCTTGGATACAGGATGCTCAAGAAGTAATATATAAAAATAAAAATGTCTATGCAGATGTTTCGGGATTGGTTGTTGGCTCTTTTGATCATTTCTTTGAAAAAATGATGAAGGATAAAGTTGCAGAGTTAATCAACTATGCAGGTGAGCCAAGATATCTCCTATATGGTACAGACTGGCCAATCAGTACAATGGATTCGTATCTGAATTTTGTGGCAAAACTTAACATCAAAAAACCATTTCGAGATAATTTCATGTATAAAAATGCTAAAGATCTGTTTAAAATTTCATAACCTTTTTTCAATTATCTAATTTGATTTAGTTGTAATGATACTATGGTTTTTAAAATTTATTTGATTTCGTCTTAAATTTAGTCATATGGAGATTTGTTTAATAGAACGTTAAGAAAAAACTACCTTGATAAATAAAATGAGATGTGCAAACTGTGGAAATCAAGCAAGCTGGAGGGATCCTGATTGTAATAAATGTGATAAACCACTCCACCAAAAAAATTGTAAAGGAAAATCTGCTGACTGTAAATGCCATGGAATAAACGAGCAAGAGTGGTCACAGAAAAAAGCCACAAATACACAATAATCTAAAGTCGGCTTTCTTCATTTTCTTTCACAGTGATTTAAAAAAAGGAAAAATGGAAAAAAGATTCCATGTTAAAGTCCTATTCTAGTTTTGATTAATCTAGAACAGAATTGATGTTTGATTATCGTTTTCTTCCTTTGGATTTTGTAGTGGTCTTTCTTTTTGGAGCTGCTCTGCGTTTAGCTGCTACTTTTCTCTTTGGAGCTGCTTTTTTAGCTGCAGTTTTTCTCTTTGGTGCACTACGTTTTTTTGGTGCAGCAGTAGGTTTTTTCTTTGCTGCTACAGTTCGCCTTCTTTTCGAAGCTGTTTTAGCTATACCTTCTGCTTTTAGCTTTGCATTTCTTTTTCTAGTTCTTGCTGCTTTTACAGCTGCTGCACTTCTTTGTGCTTTTGTTTGTGCCATGATGGATTTTTTCAGATTTACTATGTCTTATAGTGGAGAAGTGAAATATTTTTAGCCAAAAATACCCATTTTCATCAAAGATAGATTATTCAAATTCAAAATTGAATTTTTTTGAATTCACATGATCTTTCGAAATTAGATTTATAGGTATGGTCATGTTTTAGATCTTAAATAATTGAATAATTTGATTTCCACTTTATCTAAGGAAGAGACCCAAAATTGAAACTAGAAAAAATAGAAAATTCATTTAAACCAACTTCAGACAAAAAATCTTCTTTTGCAAAAAAGGGCATGGTTTCTTCAGCATTTCCTGATGCGACAAAAGCAGGAGTTGAAATGCTCAAGAAGGGCGGTAATGCAATTGATGCTGCATGTGCCACAGCAATTGCACTAGGTGTATGTGAGCCTCAGGCATCTGGCCTTGGCGGGCAATCGATGGCAATTATTCATTTTAATGGAAAATCATTTGCGATCGATGGCTCTAGCCGTTCCCCTTCCATGGCACATTCATCAATTTTTACAAAAAAGAAAACAAGACTACTGGGATACAAAGCAACCACTGTACCTAGCACTCTTGCTTTGATTGGATTTTTGCATGAGCGTTATGGTACTTTGGAATGGCAAAAAATCATTGCACCTTCAATTCACATTGCTAAAAAAGGATACAGAATTACTCAATTACAACACTCTTTACAAGAAAGAGAATTGAAAAACTTTCTTTCAATTAAATCAAAGTCTGGTGCAAAATATTTCCTAAAAGATGGTTTGGTTCCCTATGATGTCGGTGATAGATTTGTTCAAGATGATCTTGCTCAAACTCTTGATGCCATTTCTGAATACGGATACCGTGTTTTCTACCAGGGTAATATTGCTAAAAAAATTGATGAAGATATGAAAAAAAATCACGGATTAATTCGAGAAGAGGATTTAGCATACGTCCCAGAACCACTAATTAGAAAACCAATTAGCCGGAAATACCGTCATCTTACAGTATCTACTTTACCTCCGCCAGCAGCTGGACGGACATTACTTCTAACATTGATGATGCTCAATCACTTGCCCTCCAAATTTCTTCGTAGCTCAAAGCCTAGCTCGTATCATTTTGTTGCCGAAACATTTAGGAAAGCATTCTTGCATAGAGTGCAACGTCCATTTAATAGACATACATATGATCAAATTCAAGATAAATTGCATTTGCAAAGAAGCTTTGCAAAACAGATGGCTGACTCCATCCATAATTCTATGGATGCAACGTTGCCCATGATTGATCCGGATTTTGGTGGGGAAGATACTACACATCTTTCAACTATGGATAATGACGGAAATGCTGTGGGAATAACACAATCTGTTGAATTAGCATATGGATCCAAAACTGCAGCAGCGGATATGGGATTTCTGTATAACAACTATATGTCTGCATTTGAGTTTACGACTCCAAATCATCCTTACTATATTCGGCCTAACGCCATTCCTTGGACTTCAGTATCTCCTGCATTGATTTTTAATAATTCAAAACTCTGGATGGTTGTGGGAAGTCCCGGTAGTCAAAGAATTTATTCGACCATCACACAATTTCTTTCACGAATCATTGATGGTAATTTACCAATGGATGAGGCAATTATACGTCCACGATTTCATTGTTCTATTGGAGGTACTATCAGCATAGAAGACGGGGGATTTAGAACTGAAATTATTAACTTTCTCAAAGAAATGGGATATGAGATTTCTATTAAAGAAAGATATTCTTTTTACCATGGAGCAATTCACGCTACGATGAAACTACAAACACAAGAAGGATTTCAAGGAGTTGCAGAAGTTCGACGTGATGGGACAGCCGAGGGATTAAATTAACAAAATTACCTATTCTATTATCCATTCCACATGGTGGAATACGAAAACCTGTTGAACTTGACGGACATCTCTGCATTACAAATAAAGATCTTTTTGATGATTCTGATCCTTTTGTGATTGAAATGTATGATTTGAATGATAAAGTACAGCGTGTAGTTAAATCCAAAATTGCAAGAGCATTTGTAGACCTTAATCGTGCACCCGATGATTTGCCCCCAAATAACCCTGATGGAGTAATTAAAAGTTCAACATGTTACAAAAAACCAATTTATCATGAGAGAAAAGAACCTGATGACTCTCTTAGAACAATGTTACTTGAGTTGTATTATTTCCCTTATCACAATTCTATACAAAAGAGTCTAGATGAATTAGAACTCCAATTATGTCTTGACTGTCATTCTATGGCAACGATTGCCCCTGGAATTTCACCTGATGCCAAGAACAATAAACGACCAAAATTCTGCTTATCTAATAATGATGGACAGACTGCATCTCAAGAAATGATGGATTTGTTAGCCTCATGTATTTCTGAATCATATGATATTGATAGGAATGAAATTTCAATAAATGATCCCTTTCATGGTGGGCATATTACAAGAACATATGGAAACAAACCTGTACCTTGGATTCAGGTTGAAATGAATAGAGATTTGTATCTGACAGAGCCTTGGTTTGATCAAGAAAATCTAACGGTAGATCCAACACACCTGAAGAAATTAAATAAGCAATTTGAAAATACATTGAATCTTTTTTTTAAAAAATTTGATGGAGTAGATTCTTGGCAGTAGAGGTAACCGAATTCCTTGCACTGCTAGCATTGCTACTAGGTGGCGGGATGATTGGAGCAGGAATAATGAAAAAAATAAAGTTTCCAACCATTATTGGTTTTATCTTAATTGGAATGATTTCAGGACCATATGGACTTGGAATTGTTGATGATGTTGAATTAATCAATCTTTTAGCAGAATTGGGAATAATTATTCTGCTATTTGTAGTGGGATTAGAATTCAGTCTTCAAAAATTACGAAAGGCTGGAATGAAAGCAATCACAGTTGGAATGACAGAATTATCAATAATGTTTTTTCTGGCGTACATTGGAGCTTTTTCATTTGGATGGTCCCATTTAGAATCCCTTTATCTGGCAGGAATTTTGTCAATCAGCAGCACTGCCATCTCTTTACGAATAATGAGAGATCTTAAGCTAGTAAAAACAAAAGAATTTGATACTATTATTACAATTTTAATTGTTGAGGATCTTGCAGCAGTTTTACTCTTAGTTATTTTAGGTAATGCCTCTGAAGGAGCTACACTTGATTTAACGGGTGTTGGAATTTTGATTTTACAAAGCTTGACGTTTTTTGTTATTGCACTAGCTCTTGGAATTAAATTAATTCCAAAACTTTTGGAGAAGATACATGGATTGGATATTCCCGAAGGCCCGTTCATCACAGCGCTTGCTTTGGGGTTTGGGTTGGCAGTTTTGGCGCATTTTCTTGGTCAAAGTTCAGCTATTGGAGCATTTATCATGGGAATGATCATTGCATCATCAAAACATTCTGAAAGCATCACAAAAAAAATTCTTCCATTAAGAGACTTTTTTGGCGTAATATTTTTCGTATCTATTGGAATGCTGGTAAACATTATGGCAATACCTGAGGTTGCCTTGATATCCATGCCCATAATCATTTTGGCTGTTGTTGGAAAATTCATTGGAAATTTCTTTGGATCTTCAATTGGTGGTCATGGTATTGTTAGTTCTTCAACTATAGGTTCTGTAATGGTACCTAGAGGTGAGTTTTCCTTTATCATGGCAAAGCAGGCTGTTGATAGTGGTTCAGTTAGAGATACTCTATATCCAGTTACCATGTTGGTGACTCTTGCTACGATGCTTTGCATGCCATTACTGCTGAAAATATTACCAACACTTGCAGATAAAACAAGTCATATTCCAATGAATATTTTAAACCCGATTCATATTGTTGGAAAATTTTTTAATAATTTGATGAATACTCCTGATGATAACAGCCAATTCAATATACTTTTGAAAAAGCATGGAATAAAATTTTTTATTAATCTGATGGTTGTAATAGCAATCCTTGCAATCATTGATTACTTTAATGATGATATAGTGACAATTATTTCTACACTTGGTATTCCACTCCCAATTGAACCTGAAATACTTTTGACAATTATTAGCATATTGCTAATCATCTATCCTGTAATTGCGATGCTTGGTAAAATTGAAAATTTAGTTACAAGTATCTCAGATATTTTATCCACCAAACTAATTCCAGCAGATACACAACGACTTGAAGAGAAGCCACTCCATAGATTAATGAGAAATATTTTCTTTATTGGTTTTATTTTGATACTTATAGCTATCATGCAACCTTACATTGCAGATATTGTGGAACTTCCATTTCTCCCCTTTATCATATCTGGAATAGGGCTTACCATAGCAATAATTTTGATAGCTGATTCTGTATTTGTATTCCAAAAGCTATCTCATGGCCATATTATGGAAAGTTTGATGAAAGAAGATGAAACTTTTGAGCCTGAATAATCTGAAGATATCCTTGACAAATTAGTATCTCCTAAGAATCAAGATGTTAAAATAATCGATTTGCACGGTTATTGTAGATATTGAGAATATATGGAAACTGAAAACAAGAAATCTGAAACTGATGAAAAAGTTATCGAGAAAAAACAAGAAAAATTTGTAAATACTCTGGAAAAAAACTATACGGATGCACTAGAGCATACAAAGAATTTTGGAAAAGACTCTTTTGAAAAAATTAATGAGGTTAGTTCTAGTGGGACCAAATTCATAAAATCAAAACCTTATTGGGAATCTTTGAAAAGTGGGTCTCAAAAAATCAAAGAAAAAACTTCTGAACACGGTCTGGAATTTAAAAAAAATAGTCCTAAATTTTACAAGAAAATTAGTAATGCGTTTTTTAATTTCTTTGAGACAATTGTAGGACGAATAAAACTTGGTACTCAATATGGTGCGCCCAGTCTTGAGATCCTAGAAAGACTGGCAAAACTAAATGAGCTTGGAATAATTACAAAAGAAGAATTCAACAGGAAAAAGAAAAAACTCTTAGAGAGAATCTGATAATGAGTAAAAATCTAATAATTTCTTCATTAGTGATAGTAATAGCTATTCTTGTAGGAATTTTAATTATGACTAATTATAGTTGGTTTTCTCAAGAATGGTTAATTGGATTGGGTGTTGTTGCTGTTGGCTCTTCTGTAGAGGGCATTTTGATTTATCTTAAAATTAGAAAATGAATCTTACGGTATGTTTTATGTCAATTTTCTTTGATTTTCGTTTTGATTAGCAAAAATTTCTAGTTCTTTTTATGAGTTTAAAAATTACTGAACAAAAAACGCAATTAACAAAGAATTGTTATCTTGAAGACTTTATTGGGAAAACTGTTTTTGATAGTAAAGGTCAGAATTGTGGTAAAATAAAATCTATTTTGATTGATAGGCAAAAATTTTCAGTGTCTGGCATTTTGGTCAAAAAAAGATTTTCAAAAGAATATTTTTTATCACAGGATTATTTTGAGGAATTCGCTGAATCTGGGCTTACTTTGAACTCGATTCCAATAAAACCTGGAGACAAAGTTGCAGATGTTGATGGAAAGAATATTGGTCGTGTAGTTCAAATAAATCTAAATTCTGATACCAATAAACTTGAGTCCCTTGAGATAAAATCAAAATTCAAATCTGTAATCATTCCATCTGAACGAATTATTGCCGTTGGGGATAAAATCAAAATAAAATTATTCTAAAGAAAGATCTTTACAAATTAATCCAGAATTTACAATTTTTAAATAGATTTTTCATTATCTTTAATTACTCTAAACATGATTTACTGTATGGAAGCATACATTCTAATAAATTGTAATACCGGTAAAGAATCTACAATTATTTCTGAACTGAAACAATTAATTGAAATAATTGAAATTAATGGTGTCTGGGGAAAGTATGATATTTTTCTTAAAGTCTCCACAACTGATCCAAACGGTGTTGAACAGATAGTGAAGCGACTAAGAAATCATCCTGATGTAACTGATACCTATACCATGCATGTTCTTTATGGTCAGGGTGGGACAATAGATAATGAATGAAAAATCCACATGTGAAATAATTGACTTTATCAATGTCGTGTATCGTGAACAAATACCAGGGCCAGTTAAATTTGTGGTAAAAAGAAAAGCCAAGAAAATTGAAAAATTTAACCTAAATGATATTCCTGAATCATTTAGAACATGCACTGTTGAGGAATTGTTCAAAATACTGAAAGAAGCTCATGAGAAAAAACTCTTGAATTTTTAATTTTTTTGCAATTTATGCAACATAATTCTTAGATTTCTTGAAATACCTGAACATAACTACTTGTAAGGGAATTTATCATTAATATTCAAATTAATCTGGAGAACTGTTTGAGAATTGTCATTTGAGCCTATTTTGTATATTGGAATCTTACTCCTAGCTGCTAAACTATTTGGTGAAATTATGCATAGGATTAACCAGCCTACTATTTTGGGTAATGTTCTTGCAGGAATAATTGTTGGACCTGCGCTTTTTGCTCTCGTCCAACCTATTGAAGAAATTGAACTTTTCATATCAATTGGTGTCTTTTTCTTATTTTTCTTAATTGGTCTTGAAGAAATTGATCTTGCAGGACTCTTCCGTGTAATTAGAGGTAGAATATTTGCAGGCTCTGCAGCTGCATTTTTAATCCCTTTCATAGTGGCTGGAATTTTTGGAATGGCTTTGGATATGGATTTTATAAAATCATTTGCGATTGCAAGTGTAATAGCTGCCTCTAGCTTGGGAGTTACAGCCAAAGTTCTAAGTGATCTTGGAAAATTAAAATCTACAATCGGTCTTGAAATTTTTACTGTAGCTGCAATTGTTGAATTCATTGCAATTATTGTGACAAGTATTATGATTCAAATCAGTACTAGTCAAACACCTGTCTTTTCAGAGTTTATCTGGCTATTTGTAAAAATGATCATATTCTTTGCAGTTGCAGGACTTGTATCTGTATTTATTTTACCCCGTTTTTTCCGTTACATAAAAAAACACCTACAGGTAACACAAATTTATTTTGGTGTCGTAATTGGAGTAATCCTGCTAGTTGCATATTTTGCAGAAATTAGTGGAGTTCATGGTGCAATTGGTGCACTGCTTTTGGGGATTGCTGTATCTAGAATGAGTAGAGAGGATTATACCGAAATTTCAAAAAATGTACATGCAGTAGGTTACGGTATTTTTATTCCTATATTCTTTGCAGGAATCGGACTTCACTTCAGTACCGCATTTCTTGATTTAGAATTATGGGTAATAGCCGGATTCCTTGTAATAATGATTGGTGTAAAATTCCTTGGCTCTTACATTGCAGTACGTATTGCACAGATGCGACCTGCAACAACTGTTGCATATGGTGTCATGTCAAAAGGAGCAGTTGACTTGGCATTAATGCTGTCTCTGTTACAAGTCAATATTTTGAATAACAGTTTGTTCTCATTATTGGTGCTAGGAACTCTAATGACTATGATAATCTCTAGTGTTGAACTTCAGCGTAAACTAAAGAAAATCATTCATTTCAAAGTTGGGACTATTGAAATGGGATTGGTTCCAGGTTATTTTAGAAGGGTAGTTTCAGATGTTACTGCGATGATGGTAATCAATACTGCATATCTAAAGACAACAAAGGATGTTACAATCAAAGACTTTCTTGAAAATAATACATTAGGCAAAATGCCTTTCTTGGTTTTTGATGAAAATGAAATCCTGGTCGGAGTTGTCTCAAAACGTGAAATAGAAAAATCCCACAAAAAAACTCGTGATATTACAACTGTTGGTGATGTAATGTATGAAAAGGTTCCAACAGTATTGCCTAGTGAATATCTTTATTCTGTAATTCAGAAGATGAATTCTTACCCCTTTGATATGATACCTGTAGTTGATCCTGAAGATTTGAAAAAAGTAGTTGGAATAATTTCAAATCATGATATAATGAATTTATTGGTGGAACCAAAAAAACCATAGTTAATTTTTTTAAATTAATCTTCAGGTATATTGTCAGTGTTTATTCTCTTATCAAAAACCAGACATGCAGTAAGATCTCCTGTAACATTTACCATCGTTCTTGTCATATCTAAAATCCTATCGACCCCCAACAAAAGCACTACTGCAACAGGTGGGATGCCTGCTGTTATCAGAATTGTTGAAAGTATTACAATACCTGTTCCAGGAGCTGAAGGTGCTCCAATTGATGCTGCAAGCGCTGTTAATGTGATTAGCAATATTGTAGTAAATCCTAAATCAATACTGAATAATTGTGCTAGGAAAAATACTGCTACAATTTGGTATAGTGCAGTGCCATCCATGTTAATTGTTGCACCCAACGGAATAATGAATTGAGACACCTTTGGTTTTACTTTCATTTTCTCTTCTGCTGTCTTAATTGATAATGGCATTACTGCTGCAGAACTGGAAGTTGAGAATGCCAATAACTGTGCATCCTTCATCATTGCAAATGTGGTTGATAATGGTCTCTTTGCAACAAATTTGATGATTAGCATATATGCCAATATCATAATAAAAAGACCAATCACCACTGTTGTCATGTATGCTCCAAGAACTGCAAGTGCTGAAAGACCGACTTTGGATGTGATTCCTGCAATTAATCCAAATGCTGCAAATGGTGCAAGACGCATTGCCCATGAAACTACTTTCATGGTGAGTTTTTGTATGGATTCTAACAAGTCAAGAATTGGCTGAGAACTTTTTTTAGGTAATGCAATCATCGAGACTCCTACAATTAATGCAAAAATAATTATGCTTAACATTTCACCGGACATAAAAGACGATAATGGATTACTTGGAATTAAGCCAACAATACTCTGTGGAATGTCATGTATGTTGAATTCTGTTTTTTCAACAGGCTCCATATCTTCAATACCAAAACTTTCTCTAATCAATGAACTATCAATAAAATTTCCTGGTTCTATTGCAGATACAATAAGAATTCCTATTGTTAATGCAATGATGGTTGTTAATACAAAATACACTGATGCTCCTAATCCAAGTTTTTGTAACTGCTCCATACTTCCAGAAGATGTAATTCCTCGAATTATTGATGCAAAAATTAAAGGAATAATGATCATCTGAATAATTTTTAGAAATAAATTTGCAGGAATAGATAACCAGTCTGTAATTAGCTCTGCAGTATTTTTTTCAACGAGACCCATTTCTGGACCTAGAATTATTCCTGCAATTAGCCCTAAAAATAATGCAAAGAGTACCTGTGCCCAGAGTTTTTTCTTAACTAAATACGTAATTTGAGGAATAGGATAATTGAAAGACTTGATTGCCATGTTTTTTGAAGGATTCTCTATAATAATAAAAAGAGGTATGTTCTCGAACTTGAAAATCTTATTTTCCTTTTTAGTAGTATGGTATTCAATTATTGGTATTGAAACTTCTAATCTCGCTTTTTGTGATATCTGCTGCCGTAGTGGGCATTAGTGGTATAGGGA is a genomic window containing:
- a CDS encoding plastocyanin, which produces MKKLLLTIPLLILLTLGVSFTFAESLVPGWIKNTALWYGQDKISEKEYLESLRYLINNKILFLDEQEKNNVLDPTITSNEISVTKPRINQCSTLYQSYKNIGKAQFVAKYQHVNYISICVKLYQDPIWNYQGGDRIEQLNAKFIEFENNAIQSKPKLSYEPSVKILSTTKIGEGKYDVKFNVCAGDKKIDKAKVLVKSAIESIQVGTNKDIPENVCRTYVTQLHANNVANIQITILEQVLE
- a CDS encoding GNAT family N-acetyltransferase, with the protein product MSIPSKRSSVVIRNMVLSDIPEVVELQKASFPVMASEGVYWKPTQLKSHIKVFPEGQFIAEYKNKIIGSCSSLIITLTPEYKEHTWKSACGDSFFKNHDPKGDTLYGADVSSHPDYRRLGVATKLYDARKQLAIKLNLRRIVAGGRLTNYSKYAKQMSPIEYVQKVKKHEIKEPVLLFQIRNKFRFIKILPNYMNDPLSLNYATFIEWKNPNFNEKL
- a CDS encoding amidohydrolase family protein; translated protein: MIIDCHVHVNQYELTQNISLLEDRLEMLQTEMTSNNVDYAIILSSYKVNAQRPSTEQIIEAIKKYDNLGVAAGFTIDNHTDDDLRKYKKLIKDGKIKAMKIYSGYEHYYPYDERYQKVYDTCIEFGIPVMFHTGDTYSEKGKLRYSRPLNLDDVAVDNPELKMVMCHLGNPWIQDAQEVIYKNKNVYADVSGLVVGSFDHFFEKMMKDKVAELINYAGEPRYLLYGTDWPISTMDSYLNFVAKLNIKKPFRDNFMYKNAKDLFKIS
- a CDS encoding histone yields the protein MAQTKAQRSAAAVKAARTRKRNAKLKAEGIAKTASKRRRTVAAKKKPTAAPKKRSAPKRKTAAKKAAPKRKVAAKRRAAPKRKTTTKSKGRKR
- the ggt gene encoding gamma-glutamyltransferase, whose protein sequence is MKLEKIENSFKPTSDKKSSFAKKGMVSSAFPDATKAGVEMLKKGGNAIDAACATAIALGVCEPQASGLGGQSMAIIHFNGKSFAIDGSSRSPSMAHSSIFTKKKTRLLGYKATTVPSTLALIGFLHERYGTLEWQKIIAPSIHIAKKGYRITQLQHSLQERELKNFLSIKSKSGAKYFLKDGLVPYDVGDRFVQDDLAQTLDAISEYGYRVFYQGNIAKKIDEDMKKNHGLIREEDLAYVPEPLIRKPISRKYRHLTVSTLPPPAAGRTLLLTLMMLNHLPSKFLRSSKPSSYHFVAETFRKAFLHRVQRPFNRHTYDQIQDKLHLQRSFAKQMADSIHNSMDATLPMIDPDFGGEDTTHLSTMDNDGNAVGITQSVELAYGSKTAAADMGFLYNNYMSAFEFTTPNHPYYIRPNAIPWTSVSPALIFNNSKLWMVVGSPGSQRIYSTITQFLSRIIDGNLPMDEAIIRPRFHCSIGGTISIEDGGFRTEIINFLKEMGYEISIKERYSFYHGAIHATMKLQTQEGFQGVAEVRRDGTAEGLN
- a CDS encoding N-formylglutamate amidohydrolase; the protein is MLLSIPHGGIRKPVELDGHLCITNKDLFDDSDPFVIEMYDLNDKVQRVVKSKIARAFVDLNRAPDDLPPNNPDGVIKSSTCYKKPIYHERKEPDDSLRTMLLELYYFPYHNSIQKSLDELELQLCLDCHSMATIAPGISPDAKNNKRPKFCLSNNDGQTASQEMMDLLASCISESYDIDRNEISINDPFHGGHITRTYGNKPVPWIQVEMNRDLYLTEPWFDQENLTVDPTHLKKLNKQFENTLNLFFKKFDGVDSWQ
- a CDS encoding cation:proton antiporter; protein product: MAVEVTEFLALLALLLGGGMIGAGIMKKIKFPTIIGFILIGMISGPYGLGIVDDVELINLLAELGIIILLFVVGLEFSLQKLRKAGMKAITVGMTELSIMFFLAYIGAFSFGWSHLESLYLAGILSISSTAISLRIMRDLKLVKTKEFDTIITILIVEDLAAVLLLVILGNASEGATLDLTGVGILILQSLTFFVIALALGIKLIPKLLEKIHGLDIPEGPFITALALGFGLAVLAHFLGQSSAIGAFIMGMIIASSKHSESITKKILPLRDFFGVIFFVSIGMLVNIMAIPEVALISMPIIILAVVGKFIGNFFGSSIGGHGIVSSSTIGSVMVPRGEFSFIMAKQAVDSGSVRDTLYPVTMLVTLATMLCMPLLLKILPTLADKTSHIPMNILNPIHIVGKFFNNLMNTPDDNSQFNILLKKHGIKFFINLMVVIAILAIIDYFNDDIVTIISTLGIPLPIEPEILLTIISILLIIYPVIAMLGKIENLVTSISDILSTKLIPADTQRLEEKPLHRLMRNIFFIGFILILIAIMQPYIADIVELPFLPFIISGIGLTIAIILIADSVFVFQKLSHGHIMESLMKEDETFEPE
- a CDS encoding SHOCT domain-containing protein, translated to METENKKSETDEKVIEKKQEKFVNTLEKNYTDALEHTKNFGKDSFEKINEVSSSGTKFIKSKPYWESLKSGSQKIKEKTSEHGLEFKKNSPKFYKKISNAFFNFFETIVGRIKLGTQYGAPSLEILERLAKLNELGIITKEEFNRKKKKLLERI